From a single Mycolicibacterium mengxianglii genomic region:
- the eccA gene encoding type VII secretion AAA-ATPase EccA: MNIRVDTLRVDGDIVSRFATCCKGLGLAVYDRRRPADLAAARSGFVALTRVAHDQCDAWTGLAAAGDSSLPVLQAVSSTVETAGVLQQKVELAPKALGFDYDTGLYLQFRATEPDEFHLAYAAALVGAGHFVEADALLAQVVARRPQWPEARWVGAALHFRAQRWSDVIKLLNPIVNDSSLDPVFGHAAKVTLGTALARLGMFAPALSYLEEPEGPCELAATDGALAKALALRAHGEEAAAAETLQDLYAAHPENAQVEIALSDPSFHIVTTTAARIEARTDPWDVDTEPGEADFVDPDAHERKAELLAEAEQQLGEFIGLDEVKDQVARLKSSVAMALLRQERGLAVAQRSHHLVFAGPPGTGKTTIARVVAKIYCGLGLLRKENVREVHRADLIGQHIGETEAKTNAVIDSALDGVLFLDEAYALVATGAKNDFGLVAIDTLLARMENDRDRLVVIIAGYRADLDRFLDTNEGLRSRFTRSIDFPSYTAAELVEIANSMAKQRDSLFEQAALDDMQGLFSQLATSSSPDALGVERRKLDIAGNGRFVRNVVERSEEEREFRLDHTEHSGQAAAHHFTDEELMTITAGDVRSSVVPLLRGLGLTVPS; encoded by the coding sequence ACGCCTGGACCGGGCTCGCCGCCGCCGGCGACAGCTCTCTGCCGGTCCTGCAGGCGGTTTCGTCGACCGTCGAGACCGCGGGTGTGTTACAGCAGAAGGTGGAGTTGGCGCCCAAGGCGCTGGGGTTCGACTACGACACCGGTCTGTACCTTCAGTTCCGCGCCACTGAGCCCGACGAATTCCATCTGGCCTATGCCGCTGCGCTGGTCGGCGCAGGACACTTCGTCGAAGCCGACGCGCTGCTGGCCCAAGTGGTCGCCCGCCGGCCGCAGTGGCCCGAGGCACGTTGGGTGGGGGCGGCGCTGCATTTCCGCGCACAGCGCTGGTCCGACGTCATCAAACTCCTCAATCCGATCGTCAATGACTCCAGCTTGGACCCGGTGTTCGGCCACGCCGCAAAGGTCACTCTCGGCACTGCGCTGGCGCGCCTGGGGATGTTCGCACCCGCGCTGTCCTATCTGGAGGAGCCCGAGGGACCCTGCGAGTTGGCCGCGACCGACGGCGCGCTGGCCAAGGCGCTGGCGCTGCGGGCGCACGGTGAGGAAGCAGCCGCCGCGGAGACACTGCAGGATCTCTATGCCGCGCACCCGGAGAACGCGCAGGTCGAAATAGCCCTGTCGGACCCCAGCTTCCACATCGTCACCACCACCGCCGCCCGGATCGAGGCCCGTACCGATCCGTGGGATGTCGACACCGAGCCCGGCGAGGCCGACTTCGTCGACCCCGATGCCCACGAACGCAAGGCCGAGCTACTCGCCGAAGCCGAGCAGCAACTGGGCGAGTTCATCGGCCTCGACGAGGTCAAGGACCAGGTCGCCCGGCTGAAGAGCTCCGTCGCCATGGCACTGCTGCGGCAGGAACGCGGCCTGGCCGTCGCCCAGCGCTCGCACCACCTGGTGTTCGCCGGCCCACCCGGGACGGGAAAGACCACCATTGCGCGCGTGGTCGCCAAGATCTACTGCGGTCTGGGCCTTTTGCGTAAAGAGAACGTCCGTGAGGTGCATCGCGCCGACCTGATCGGTCAGCACATCGGCGAGACCGAGGCCAAGACCAACGCCGTCATCGACAGCGCCCTCGACGGCGTGCTGTTCCTCGACGAGGCGTACGCATTGGTGGCGACCGGCGCCAAGAACGACTTCGGGCTCGTGGCCATCGACACGCTGCTCGCACGCATGGAGAACGACCGTGACCGGCTCGTTGTCATCATCGCCGGATACCGCGCGGACCTCGACCGGTTTCTGGACACCAACGAAGGTCTGCGTTCGCGCTTCACCCGCAGCATCGACTTCCCGTCGTATACCGCCGCCGAACTCGTCGAGATCGCCAATTCGATGGCCAAGCAGCGCGACAGCCTGTTCGAGCAGGCCGCACTCGACGACATGCAAGGCCTGTTCAGCCAGCTGGCGACGTCGTCGAGTCCCGACGCGCTCGGGGTGGAACGCCGCAAGCTCGACATCGCAGGCAACGGCCGCTTCGTGCGCAACGTGGTGGAACGGTCCGAGGAGGAGCGCGAGTTCCGCCTCGACCACACCGAACATTCGGGGCAGGCGGCCGCTCATCACTTCACCGACGAGGAGCTGATGACGATCACTGCCGGCGACGTCCGTAGTTCAGTGGTGCCGCTGCTGCGCGGACTGGGCCTGACGGTGCCGTCATGA